TTTGATGTAGCTGTCGGGGGTACCGGCATCACTTGCTGTAAATTCTTCAATATCGTAAGAACCGGCGAACGCCGTGACGATGGAAAGGCAAAGAGCCAAGAGAGTTAAACGCTTCATTATGTATTACTCCAAATGGACTAATTTTTAAGGAAATATATAAAAAAAAAACGAAATGTTTAAAAAAGTAAGGAAAATTGATTCTTTTTACCCCATTTTATGACGTAGAACAATCTTTATTGTGTTTTTTGTGGGATTTTCCCGAGAAAAATTCTAATTTTAAGCCCGTAAATTTTAACCCCAAAAGAGGATCCCATAATGGCAAAGCTCTCTATTGAAGATCTCGAACTCGCCGGCAAGCGCGTGTTCATCCGTGTTGACTTCAACGTTCCGCAGGACAAGGTGACTGGCGAAATCACCAACACCAAGCGTATCGAAGCCGCTCTCCCGACCATCCAGTACGCTCTCGACAAGGGTGCAGCCGTCGTGCTCGCTTCCC
This region of Fibrobacter sp. genomic DNA includes:
- the pgk gene encoding phosphoglycerate kinase; translated protein: MAKLSIEDLELAGKRVFIRVDFNVPQDKVTGEITNTKRIEAALPTIQYALDKGAAVVLASHLGRPNGEKNMKYTLAPVAKKLEELIKKPVKFLA